In Drosophila ananassae strain 14024-0371.13 chromosome 3R, ASM1763931v2, whole genome shotgun sequence, the DNA window ttgatttaaaagaGTATCATTTAAATGTTAAGTAACCTGCAATTCAAATACATAAATCTGAAATCTGCAATCTGCAATATGAGATACCAAGCAAGCAAAGCGAATTATTTCATTTCGATTTAAATTTACTGTTAAATTAAATACCTAAATATTTAAGCCCAAAAACCAGACAAGTTTTTCTATATCTGTCTTTTGAGCAAATTAGTTATACGAAAACCAAACCGTATTTACATAAATGTATACAAAACAAATCGTATATTTTCATTGGTTtgcaataaaaacataaaacaatTTACATTTCTTTTCATTCTTTTTGGTGGTTACAAAggtgtttttataaaaatagttGTTAAAATTTCACAAGTCTTTGTCAATTGCCATTGGCCCTGAATATAAATCCAGCTGTCTTCTATAAACTATTGTTTTCCTTACAAATTCtaataagttttaaaaaatatatttattttctacatTCCGATTGGCAGTCTTATTTACAAAAGCTAGACTaaaactttaaagtttaaacataAACGGGAAGAAACGAGATGATATTATCCCGGCAAACAGGACAACGGTACTGCAGGTGCATCTGCAGCTGTTGGGAGCACTCCTTGCACAGGCAGAGGTGGCGACAGGGCATGATTACAATGTTCCTGCTCCGCTCCAAGCAAACCACACATCCTCCACGGTTTGGGGAGCTGTCTCCCGGACTATTCCATATTTTCTGCATGAAGCGAGTCATCTGCTGCTCGGTCCACAAGCAGACAATCTGCGATTTCTTTGAGATTTCGGTGCGGGCTTGTTCAAGGAGGAGGATGAAGAACAAACAAACATATCTCCGGAACATGTAGAGAACCAACAGCAGAGACAGTCCAATGCACAAACGGAAAATGTTGTTGACCAGGCTGAGGCCACGGGCTAAGATTACATCCACCACAAAATCCAGGGCATAGTCGAAGAGAAGGAGTATCATCTTCGGAGGAAGGAAAAGAATCCACAGGGCGAGAGTTCCCAGGTCGATGAGGAGGTCAAAGATTCCCAATCCTACGTATTGGGTGAACTCCCAAGCGATATGCAGGCCACCGAGGGCTCCGTCATAAAAGTATTCCGTAACATCCTGCGTTATATTGAAAAAGTCACAGAAGTGTCGGTGGATCTCGATGGCGCCACATTTTAAGAGATTCCATGCCCGGCTGGTGCCCTCCACCAAGCAGTAGCCAACGAAGTTGCTGCCCCACAGAAAGTAATAAATGCCGGTGACCAGGCCATTAATTACATATTCCAGGGGGCCAAGGATGAAGTTGTCCACAAACTCAACCACTAGGACTAAAAAGTACAGCATGGCAggtgcattttaattaaagaaaCTATCAAAACGAAAGTATCAAAACAGAGAACACAAAATAATAGTGCCGGTGGGGAAAGTGTTACCAGATTCTCATTTTTTAAGGCGTTATTAAGGGGGAGTATATTCATAAGCATTTACGaaatattttgataaattaattaataaaactaCATGTATTCTTTATCTTCTGAGTAACAATAATTCAATAACAATAAGACAGTTTCcttaactttttcaaaatatattttaaattaaatcgaAATTAATGATATCGTTGCTGGTAGTCACAAAAAAAACCGTCTTCGTAAGTCATCTGGCAACTCTGTGGCTTGGGCGTGTTTCATTCCCATGACGAGAAGTGTTTAGTAAacaatttcctttttttaatttaattgtatAATTTTAAACCGAAATGGGGGCGTCTAATCGCACCACACAAGTGGCCCTCGGCGTGTCCGCGTTCTCGTTTCTCCTTTTCGTCATAGCCTTCGCCACGCCCTATTGGCTGGTTACGGATGGGCGTCTCACGGAGCCCCGATTCACGAACTTGGGGCTCTGGGAGGTGTGCTTTAGCAACTTCCAGGACATCCACAGGTTCTACGACACCAGGTTCAATGGCTGCATGTGGGTCTTCGAAGAGGAGTACTACATCATAAGCGATTTCCTACTTCCTGGCTTCTACATCGCCGTCCAACTCTTCGCCACGCTCTGCTTTGTGATGTGTCTCCTCGCCCTGCCACTGACGCTGCTATTCCTGCGCACTTCCCGTGACGACGACCGTTATGTCGTCCTGCTCCTGTCTGTGGGCACGTGCCAGGTCTTTGGATCCATATTCGGCTTTATTGCCGTCGTCATCTTTGGGGCTAAGGGAGACTCCCGTGACTGGATGCCCGGATGGCAGAACAACGACATGGGCTGGTCCTTTGCCTTTGCCGTCGTTGGGTCAGTGCTTCTCCTGCCCGCAGGCATTCTGTACATGGTCCAGGCCCGGCGCGAGCGATACAAGCGCCTCAATGAGATCAGCAACCGGGAGATCAGCGAGTACGGAGACGACTACTACCAACATCaggcaccaccagcagcagcggcagtaGTCCCATCCGCTCCATCGCCCTCCACGTCCTACTTTGCCCCAGAGCCGAGTCGCCCAAGACGCCCTCAGCCGGGACGTGCTCCCAGCGCTCCTCCCCACGGAGGAATCCAAACAGATATCTAAATCTGACGAAGTAACGAACAACCGTCCATATCCGCAAACATTCGAATACTAGCATTTAACATTCCGTCCTGAAAGTGCACttctacatacatatatgtattttaaaCTTACACGTAATCTCCATAAGCTAAATATTTTGTATCGTCTTTGTGTTTTTAGTCCAAAgcatgtttttttaaatatattaaacattttat includes these proteins:
- the LOC6497377 gene encoding uncharacterized protein LOC6497377, which codes for MGASNRTTQVALGVSAFSFLLFVIAFATPYWLVTDGRLTEPRFTNLGLWEVCFSNFQDIHRFYDTRFNGCMWVFEEEYYIISDFLLPGFYIAVQLFATLCFVMCLLALPLTLLFLRTSRDDDRYVVLLLSVGTCQVFGSIFGFIAVVIFGAKGDSRDWMPGWQNNDMGWSFAFAVVGSVLLLPAGILYMVQARRERYKRLNEISNREISEYGDDYYQHQAPPAAAAVVPSAPSPSTSYFAPEPSRPRRPQPGRAPSAPPHGGIQTDI
- the LOC6498162 gene encoding mitochondrial ubiquitin ligase activator of NFKB 1; translated protein: MLYFLVLVVEFVDNFILGPLEYVINGLVTGIYYFLWGSNFVGYCLVEGTSRAWNLLKCGAIEIHRHFCDFFNITQDVTEYFYDGALGGLHIAWEFTQYVGLGIFDLLIDLGTLALWILFLPPKMILLLFDYALDFVVDVILARGLSLVNNIFRLCIGLSLLLVLYMFRRYVCLFFILLLEQARTEISKKSQIVCLWTEQQMTRFMQKIWNSPGDSSPNRGGCVVCLERSRNIVIMPCRHLCLCKECSQQLQMHLQYRCPVCRDNIISFLPVYV